The Anas acuta chromosome 22, bAnaAcu1.1, whole genome shotgun sequence genomic sequence CACAGCCGATCTCTCGCGGAAATCACGAATTGTGTTGTAAAGAAGCAGCCGCGCGGtcacacagcccccagccctccccgaCACCCCCTCAAACCCCTCAGTGCCCCCACACGCTCCCGCCCCGGCTCCATCTTGTCCCGGGGGGCCCCCTCCGGTGGTGCTGCGGCCGGTTCTGTTTCGAGAGGAGCAGGCATCAGGGGAAAACGGCggtgaaggaggagaaagaggaggaggatgctgaggCAGCCCCGGCCTCACCGTACCTGTTCGAGCAGCACCCGCTGCTCGTCGCCCGCCGCCTCCATGGCCGGCCCGGGCGCGGTTTCCCGCCCAGCGCGgaggcggggccgcgccgccgccaTGTCAGGCCCCTCCCGGCCGCTGAggggagccccagccccagccgccTCTTGTCCCTCTGCTGTAACGCCCCGGCACAGCTGTGGCTACATTTCACTACAGAAAATTATAATACAAGGTTTCTACACCACACGTTAGGGCAAACTACTAAAATATTCACGATGCTTCAGTTATGGCTACTGCCTGCAGCGTCACCCAGGTGTTCCATGGTATCCCTTCACTTTACAACACAATCTGCAACAAGTTGCTTTAAGTTGAAGCCTATCTTTTGTTAATCATACTGATATTCCACTGATAACTCTGTTAAGTAGCTGTCTCAGTAAACACCGAGCAAAAAATTAATACAGCAAACAGCTCGCAGCACATGCTTTAACACCTGATAGGTTCTGTGATATAAAGGTACAAGCACCCAGGTGAATTTTCAGTAATCTAAAGATGATATCCTCTTCCTTCAAAGCCATCAAGTAAACAGAGACAATTTTGCATGCTTCCACAGGTATTTTTAATTGGACCAAGGAGGAGGAAGtaaaaaaaagcaggaaggtTTGGTAAAATGGCAGCTAAGCCGTCATTTTTAAGCTAGGAACATAAAGATAGCATAAACTAGGAACTGCAGCTGAACAGAGATTTGTTTGGTGACAGGAATACCAGTCTTGACACCCTTGATTTGTATTGAATTTTCTCCATGACCCATCCCACCCTACGCCCTTTCactgaaagcaaacacagcTCACCGTGTGCAGTACTGTGTGCAGGTAACACCCAGGAATCAATCTTTAAGAACCAAGCCACTGCCTGTTCCAAATAAACAATCAGAGAAAAAAGCCCTTTACCTCCCTGGAATCTTGTGCAGTGTTACTGTGTTCACTGTCTGCCACTCTCCACTTCAGCAATTATTGAAATGCAGGCTTTTCTATCTCGATTCCTATGTGTTTATGCActataatacaataaaaatattagcaCATTAAAATGTATTCTATGAAACACCGCACAAAGACATTTTAGCCAGTTTTGGCCAGCAGCAGAGTAAAGAAAGTATCTTGATACATTTATAAGCAGGTTTATTTAGCTCTCTTATATGATATATGAAATATATCCACAAGTTATTACAAAAGTGTGCAAACACAAGTTCTAGCACAGTACAGTAAAAAGGGGTGTTCAAGGAGGTACATCTGAGATCTACAGTATCTTGTCttcaaaaggaaatgtttccatTAGACGTTGTAGGCAGAAGAAGACACATTTCCTCCATGGCCTGTCCAGTTAGTATGGATAAATGCACCTGGCTTCGATAATAATTCATATGTATGTGCACCAAAGTAATCACGCTGAGCctagaaaaagaacaaaaacaaagtaaaaagacACGTGAATATCACAGTCATACAACTACTAGAAACTGCACTTACTGAGACTTGAGTATATGAATCAATAAATAAGATCCAACTCTGATACTGTAACATTCATACTTTCTCATTATTAAGAAAAACTACAATGAAACATTTATTAATACTAGCAATTAAGAGTTCCATAGAACAAGtgcattattttattctgcataCTAATCTAAAAGACAAGCACATACATCCAAAAATCCAAAGATACATACTTTTTTTATATAGCATTTTGATCCAAAGGCATTGTAACGGAACAAACTCTCCTTTGGAAAAGAGGTATTGTCTGTGTTTAATTGAGCGCCCCTTTAATCAATTATCATTTATGTAGTACAtgacaaaaattacatttaactTTTAATCTTTGATCAAGAACAAATGCTACTTCtggaagaaacaaaggaaagttGGCAAGAGAAAGTAGCCTTAAGCTGTCCTTATGTGACATGCAACCACATATATGGATAAAAGGGGTTAGGGTACTTCATCAAGGAAGACCACCAAGGacccccaaaaaaaggaaaggcctGAACAGGAACCAAGAAAAAAGATATCACATACTTACACAACTGTCTTTCCTGGCTGTATGAGAACTGGCTTATGACACACTGGGTAAAGGATAcgtttttttaaacaactgtaTTATCACCTCTAGTTCACAGAATACTAACATATGCTGGGCACTCTCATACCCCTACCTCTGATGTTCTATGACCAGACATTTCATAgtgtttttctgtcttgaatTTAAGGTTTCAAAAGCAATCTATGCCTATATTTTTATAATGGTGGAGTATGAGATACTGCTATCATGGTCCTTAGATCAGTACTTAAACAGCAACATGATGATATTTCAGTAAACAGATGATATACCACGTTATTTCAGGCACCTACCTGAACCAGGTTAGCTGGTAGCATTTCATGTCTGTATCCATCATAAAAAGAAAGTGCGGTAGTGAAGCAGGGCATAGGAATACCAATCTGGACTCCGGTACTAATTACACGTCGCCAGGAGTCctgaaggaggggagagaatattaacaaaaaaacaacttatcCATGCCTGCTCAAATGCATACGCAGGCACACAAACTATTCTAGTATAATAGCATATGCTATTTCACATTATAATAAAATCTACATCTGAACAAATGCAGTGGTATATTCTTGATTTTACATAAAGAAGGTTGATCCAAAATAGGAGCAAGTAAGACAGAGTtagcaaacaggaaaataaaagtgcaGGTATATAATTTACATGCAGTCAAACAACTCAAGTAATGATGCTGTTCTTTCACAAAAATATCATCTGTGCATCCCAAAAGCATGAACACAGTTGCAAAAATACTGAACAAACATTGAGACATTTTCAGGACATCTAATCGAGCACACACAGTACAAGAACTTGCACAAGGGCATAAGAGGTCAGCACATTGCTTCATACAGACACGTGGATAATCATTATTTCATCTGTATATCTGATTTAGTAACCTGCATGGAATATTCAGATTCAATAAAAAGGATTATTAATGATAACATATGACTGCTTTGTTTGCCAGATAATGTGGTTTAGTTCTTCCTGTCATCTCCTGTTCGAAGCACAACACTGTTTGGACAGACCTAAATCTAATGAATAGGGTGTCTGGAACACTGTTATTTTGGTGCTACTGCAAGCAACAGTAACAGATCACAGCTTTATACTTTGTACCACTGAAATCCAAGTGCATAGTACCAACAAGATACCTGGCAGAGAAGAGAGTAGTCATACAGGctagacatttttttcctgacactgTGGTTCTAGTGAATTGTTATATTCTGGCTTAAGGCTCTTCCGTAATGGTAAAATGGAAACCTTTAGTTTCTAATGGTAGCTTGGCTAGTGTTAAGGAGAAGAACCATGACACAAGGACTAAATGTTCATTTGGTTCTGTATTATCTTGATGTTCACAGCATAAATATACATTGCAACATTATGTAAGACCTTGGTTTGCAGCATGATATATCTGAATGATGATTAATAAAGTGATGcaaaagcttttctgtgtttAGCACTAACATTTTCCAACTTTTTGGTGAATGTGAGGCAAGAGGCATTTGTAGGTATTTTTGAAGGACAGGTCACTAACCCTGGTGTCTGGCAAAATTCTAATTTGGATCTCAGTATAGCTCACCTCATCATACTAACCCGCTTGTGCAATTTCAACCAGCTCCAACTGTACAGTTTATTTCCCATCCTGATATTTTAAGAGTAGTATGgtctattaaaaaagaataccTTGAAACCATCATGATTAATTCCTGCTCACGTGAGTACAGATGCACAAAAGCAGTCGTAAATAGCTTAAGGATTGGTTAGAGATCTTCGGGATTAAGGATGCTATTTAAATAGGTTTCAAAGAtattctttttaacttttcaattttcagtgtaaatatACTTGTGAAGGAAACAAGCTGAAGAAGTTATACTGCTGTTTTTAtgccttttcttccttggaaactCACCTGACATTTTTCAACAGCTGTCTTAAAGAAATCATCCAACAGCAAATTCTGGAGCTCAGGGTTTCGATCAAAAGCATCTTTGATTTTTCCCAGGAACACACTAGGCAAAAACATGTAAAGCAGGAATCAAATTTCATATCTTTCTACAGTGGCCCGGAATCCAAAAATTACAGTGCCAAGATTTGACTCAGCTAGAGTGATTCCAAACATcaggaaagattaaaagaaaacaaagatcaaCAGCGGCTAAGCCACCAGAAAACTGGTGTCATCTGGTAATCTCTAATGCTGACTAGAAAAACCTGGTGTCTTATCAGCTAATTAACTCTGTGGATTTCCCAAGAAGATCTCCAGACTTCTCAGTTTAGCACTGCATAAAGAAAattgccttctcttctcccctcaaTAACTAAATTACAATTCATCTCAATTACCTTCTGATGATGCAGCCTCCCCTCCACATCAGTGCAATGCCACCATAATTCAGTGTCCAACCAAATTCTTTGGCTGCTTGTCTCAGCAGCATGAAGCCTTGGGCATACGAGATAATCTTGGACGCATAcagtgcctaaaaaaaaaaaaaaaaaacgcataTTCAAAGAGAACTCTGACAGAGCTGAACAAGAAACTTTATGACTGACATGCTCTATGTAGTCTACCTTTTGCTCTGCGGACACCACTATGCAACCCAAAATGGGATGGCTGAAAGCAGGCAACACTTGTCATGAAAGGCAAACAGAAGAGCTTTTCACCAAGGTTTACTGCATCCAAAACTTGCTTTGATCTGCTTCTTTAACAGAGCTCTCTGCAAAGCACAACGACTCACCTTGCGTATGTCCTCCAGAAAGGCTTTCTTGTCCCCACTAAACTGAGTCACTTTAGGCCCTTTCAGCAGCTTACTGGCCTGTACTCTCTCTTCCTTGAGGGAAGACAGGCACCGTGCAAACACAGCTTCACCTTTacacagggaaggaaagggcAGACAATTAGCAAGTTCAGCATCACCAGTAAGGTCTATTTGAGATACCTAACGCACAGTCAAAGTGCCTCTGTATGATGAGCTACTGTGCAGACAAATGAGAAGTGTacaaatgaattatttcagcTGCATTACTGAGGGCCAAACTGCCAGCCACCACAACCCCTGGTTAAATACTGTCTGATACAGCTTTGaaatgataaaggaaaaaaaaaagttttccacaTGAAAATTTAACCTCAGGAACCATCACCAGCTCTTAGGTTTTAGCTGTTTTAATACTTCTCCCTAACCACAGAAAGCAGATAGTCTTGCACAGCAGCGCAAGGCTTGTTGACTTCACTAATTCTTGTAACATACCTTGAAGATAAAAAGCTGTTGCATAAATGCCAGCTCACATCAAAACACTAAATGTACTttgaaatacacacacacaaaataaccaTAACTAGAAACAAGAGTAAACCAGCAAGTTTGAACAAAGATGTTAACTTATGTGAGGAAATAAACTTAACAAATTTGATAGGCCCACAACACTAGGTTCCAGAAACCCACAAGACAGTTTTATAACATCTTTAAGCAGGTTATTAAACATCATTCGCCAGGGCTAAGGAGCTATCCAAGCTGTATCTTCAGCTGCTAAAGAATAAGCCTGAATGCCAATCTCTTGATCTGATTCCTAATCATGCTGCTTTAAGTTGTACTTATTTGCAATTGAAAACAGTGttggcaaatgaaaaaaaaatcatcttttccAGTGTCTGATAGAAGGAAAGTAATTAAGGCTTTTATAGCTTTCATACTGaactttccttcttccttttaagTGAGCTGtaaattacacacacacacaaaaaaaaaggtgaatgtGTCATGAGtcacattttcacagaattctGGACCCTCCCAGCATTAACTGAGCATATCAAAATCAGAGCTGGCTCCTCTCCATTTCAGCAAAAActtccttctgcagctggggagaagaAGGAGGGGTGCAAATCAGGAAAAAGCAGAGGCAGCATGACGCTGCTTTTACAAGAAGTCTGCGAGTCATGTTTATGCAATAAAACCACATGCACAGCAACTGCCCTAAGAGTGGCCATGTTTGCACAAGGGTTATTACACATACTTCCTTATCTACTGCTCATTACCTAACAGTGCTACCCTGGCACTGCAGAGGATTCATCAAGGAGCGGCTCCTCCACCCTAATCTTTGCGGGAACCCTAAACTAGGGAATACTAATAGCACAAgtgaaaatctttgtttttcaagcCTACAACTGAAAGACTATAGCTGCAATAGAATGCTAAAACCATTTACAAAGCTTGCTTTGTAAAAATATGTTGCTGCAATGCAGTCACATTTCTGTCATAGCTATCATTGCAGTTACTCTCTTTAGCACACTGAATACAGTTTACCTTGTCTTATAATACAGCAGGAcatgggaagggaaaaggaggtaGAGAAAGCATAAACAATAAAGCCAGTCTGAGAGCAAAGAATCTTTGGAGATTATCTTTCTTACTCAAAAGGAAAGTCCACATGGGACCTGTGCTAAGAGCACTCTAAACATGTTGCAGATCTATTACAACTCAGGTGTCACAACtctgaggccaggctggataaAAGGGCCTACTAGGTATATACTACCTAGTATACTAGGGCCTACTAGGTATATACTAGGTATATACATACTACTAGGTAAGGATGTGGACAGGTAAATTCTCACACACTTTAGGGATACAATCTAAAGTAATTACAAAATACATTCCTATCATCTTAGTTTGGCTTTCAGTGAGTGGCTGTATtagccacaaaacaaaacccagcaccaTTCCACAGTGTATAAAGAAACACCACAACCAACTGCCATGATGGAAAAACAGCAGTCACCACCACAGGGTAGCAATTTGCCACTGTGTGTAAAATTGTCTGTGCTCCTCAACCCATAAATGGTCCAGCCGTTGTGTTTTTGTCTAGTTATagtgaaacacaaaaaaaggagaaggaaatgctTCAATAGATATCTGAAAAAGAAGTACTTATCGAGCAGTGTGCAAGCAACAAGGTTTGGGGTTTCCCTccctgcctttaaaaaaaaaaaaaaaaaaaaaaaaaaaaacactttcaaggCTATGATGATGGGATTGGGAGCTGGAGATAGAGCAGAGGATGACTGAGAGGAATGTTGCCTCAGCGTGACACTGACCTACATTTACCTGTCACTAAGTAATCACCAGCAATGCGAAGATACCACGTACAAAGGTGCAGTAACATTACTACAAACATTTGAGAAACCAGCTAAAAACAGGCTCAGTGAAGAAGAACAAAGTTAACAGCAGTCAAGAGCAGAAAGACTGCAACAGCTACATCTGTAACAGCCTCTTCTGTGGGCCAAGCCCTAGGGTGGGATCTTTCCTGAGATCACTGTGAGTTACCCTGCTCCTCAGTGTGATGTGCTGAGTGCAGGTAGGAAAGACAAGGCTGGATCAAAGACCTGCTTACCTATGAGTGTGACAGGGACTCCATACTCCAGGGCAGAAATTGCTGTCCACTTCCCTGTGCCTTTTTGTCCTGCACTGTCCTTGATCTTTGGGAGGAGGTATTTGCCATCGCTGTCTTTGAATTTGAGAATATTGGCAGTGATTTCAATCAGGAAAGAGTCCAGCTCAGTCTTATTCCATTCCTGAAATACCTGGAAGAGAAGACAAAGTGTATGTagacatacatacatatgcacCAATTTACTATgtatctaatatatatatatatacacacacactgatTTACtgatacatatatgcatatagatacatatatacGCTTACAGAAATGGTTCATATCTCAGTTACTGGTTTTTGGTACCTCGCCACAGCTCCCAGTGATTTCTGCACCACTGAAACAGCACTGCTCAGAAGCCCTGCGCTGGAAGGACACCCCAGAAACACAGCTGCAGGGCATCCATTTCCAAATGGAaaggcagaagcagagctggtACTGTTAGCTATCACCACAGGCACTTAGGGCTGAAAGCAGAACTGGCCTTTCAAGATACAACACACTTATCAACTTGCTTCAGGCAAGATTTGCCTGGTTGATTATAAGGCTCAATCTTTTGCTAGCTTTCTTTCTGGCTTGAAGTTGCTTTCTGGAGACAAGTCTGCTGCAGATTGGGAGAGTTCAGATAATTTCTATAAACATTGAGGTGTTAAGTGCTTGCTGCTCGCTACCTCATTTGAAGCTCACCTGTCCTTGGCACAAAGCATgtcagaaatattaatttcactTACTTACAGCAGCTTTAAGTTGCCCTAATCAACAGGGGATACCAAGCCTCAAGGGAAGACACTCAAAACTACAAATCACCTTTGACATCTCATCATGCTCCATGCCCACCACATCTTTCATCAGGTGGTAGGCCTCACAGATCAGCTGCATGTCTCCATACTCAATCCCATTGTGCACCATCTTCACAAAGTGTCCAGCACCCTCATCTCCTACCTGtcaggaaacattaaaaaaagaaattaaaaatgtcatcaGCAACACTGCCATCACCATGTCCACAGTTTATTACCTACCTATGGATTTCTTCTGCCTAAGAAAGCTTTATCAGCCAGGTACTGACTGAAAACGCTTTGAGTCTAATCACTGATTCACTTTGCTTCCCTGCCTCATGACCCAGCCATAAAACTTCTTCCTTCCACTGTATTGGGTAAGTTATCAGAGTTCGGTTCAGAGTAAATCTGAATTCTGGCAGTCAGCCAGAAAAATCAACATACCAAAGTGGCTACTTTATTAGCATTTTATGCATTAGTTTCAGCAACCAAGCTGCCTACACAAGGTAAGGTCAgtatcaaataaatatttacccAGTCACAACAAGGTTCCCCAGATCCCACTTTAGCAGCAATGCTTTGGAATATGGTCTTGATATGGGGCCTGTGGGGAGAAATAATATGGCTCAACAGGTAAGCAGAGGACACAAACAccacaaaagaaaatccatcaGTATGATGCATCCTTCTGGAAGGATGGGGCAAGGGCATGCTGACAGGCTGACACACGTAACACACAGCAATGTcaaaaaaaagtatgcttttCCCAGAACTAGACACTGCAAGAAACGGGGACAGCCCATGTCATACACGTAAAGCACCGTGCAGACAAGCTTAGTGTACCTAAAAGAGTCCAAATATCACTTtctccattttacagatggggaaacCAAGGCAGGTTATGATACAGGCTCATATTTGGAGAGGATCAGTGGCAGAGCTGAAGCAAAGCCAAATTCTGCTCAATAGCTACAAGAAAAATCCAGGGTGatctggaggaggagaggaaggagggaatAAACTCCATGAATGTGAGTCAGGATACAGTAACTTGCATTATGTCAGTAACTAGGAGCTTCTGTGACTATCAGGCTCCCCATTGCATGGTAAATTTCCAAGAGCACATTACAGAACACCAGGTCTGAAGCAAGCTAAAAAGTGACCACTGGGAAAGGAGCATGGGTGGCACATGGGTTGCAGGTGCAATGAAATAGAGGGGACAAAGTTCAGGAAAGGGTTGCAAATAGAAGCTGTCTTCATAGAGCTTTTTATAGCAAAAAGAAGACCAGGCAGCAGAGATAACTGTTACGTTGTCACTGGCTTTGTGCTGTCAAATTTGAACAGGCTGTTACTGGTGTGAAATGCTAAAGGAAAAGGGCAGGGACTTGAGATTCTAAAGCACTGGTAAAGTCTGGAAAACACCTTTTATTCCTACCTTTACAAAGAGAACGGGCAATCAGGGATAAAGTCAAATATGAACATCACTCTTATGTTAACTTGGGTACAAAAAACTAGGGTAGCaaggcagaaattaaaaaaaaaaaaaaaagacaataaacatGTAGTGAAGCCTCCCTTAATAATTCATGTCAATACAGTGACGTATACTGCTGCCCATTTTATGGCTAACAGCTTTCCTAGTGCACAGAgcccaaaaggaaaaatcataataaagaaataaggaTTTTGcctaaactaataaaaaaaagtactttctccttttccataCATTTCTACCTCTAGATTTCTGTAGGTATTACTTTCGCCTGTGATTCCCTGAAAGACAAACCTGACCTAGTTTTTCCTGCTATGAAAATCAGCACTGGCGGATGACCCCAGATATGTTGAGAAATCTTGAGCCTTGAGGAAGTAAGATGGCAACATATCTTGTTCTCTCCACACCCATgtccctcctcctttcctccctcagCTTTTAGCATGAACAGAAGACGATTATTGCAGAGCAGTCTGAAGAATATACAAGCAAATGCTTACCAGGCTTCTTTGGCTCCTCCTGGCATGAGTGAAGGGCCATATCGGGCACCCTCCTCTCCACCACTCACACCGCTTCCAACAAATAAGATGCCCTTTTTCATCAGCTCCTTACAACGTCTCTGGAACAAAAAGAGGAGCAACATTAGTTAATTTATTGTAATGCCAGAGTGTTAGAAACAAAGGTTAGCAAATCAGACCTAAATTAAGTTTTCAACTCTGCTTTGAACATGCCAGCAGACAACTTCAGAGAAAGCTTGTACGCCAAAGTGAACGTTAGGAAACTTCCTATTGCTTTGACATGGATCCTTGCAAAAGAGATGTGCCAAAAGAACAAATTCCTTGTAACCACCAGAGAAAAGAGCACCGTACTGAGGCTGGAAAAGGCTCACAATAGTGCCAGGTGATACATGCTGTGTGCAAAGATGTGGAGGAGGCAGATTAGGCCCAAGTTGCTGAGTTCATTATGCAGCAAAGGTGCAATTCTGGACAACTACATAGGAAGCTAACTCCTCTTGAGTGGGAGAGAAACACAGGCTGAGATCTGTAAGTGGAGCTGCAAGCTTGCCAAGTATTAAACCTCATTTAATACCTGTTTTTAACTCTGGCTTGGCCAAGCCACTTATCGAAAAACAGGAACGCAAAAGCAGAAGGGCTAATACCAGTATCCCCTCTAAGATTCAGAAGCACCAATTTCTGTGCAACACTTTCATGTAATCATCCCAGATAGGCTAACGTAACTTCAACAGTTACAGCCTGCTCATATGTaggcctttaaaaaaaaaaaaaaaaaaaaaaaaggagcattcAACAACCAGACCATTGCTGCTTTCATTACCAAGACAGCCAAACCAGCAGTTCTTTCTTATTGGATCTTCCCACAGTCATGCAGAAGAGAGCAATAACAAtacaaataacaataacaaatgCAATACTGTTCGTACTACTTCAGAACCTGTATTTCAGGATGTTGTCAGCTCCTAGCACACAAGACCAATTCAATAAATATCCTTAGATTTTCAATTATTCCTTAAGACTGTAACAGGACATTTTCTAAGAGACTTCTCTCTTTAGAAGATGTCAGTAAAAATATCCTTTGATAATTTGGGAaacttaaaataagaaatatactTGCAGAACAGTCCTTATCTACCGCAACAACTGATTTTTAATACACTGCATGATTTAGTTCTGCAGAGAACTCAACTTGGCCTTTCCTACGGGGAAATGACCAACCGTTCTCATGATCAGAGGAGAAAGAATCACGGGAAGTGTATTTTATTCACCCACTTTGGGCAGAAAGCAGGCTTACCGTGGTATCTCTGTACTCAGAATTCCCACCATCAATTATGATGTCTCCAGTCTCCAGCAATGGCACCTgccaaaaataaatcagcattattttttttggtctaagCTCAAAAATTTATTACTGACAACTAATTGAAATCTTCCAGAGGAAGCTTTTCACAGAGCCAGAGGGAAGTCGCAGTTAGAAGAACGTTTGTCTCACCAGTTTATTGATGAAATCATCCACTGCGCTTCCAGCCTTCACCAGCAAGATGATGCGCCGGGGCTTCTTCAGCTTCGAGACCATCTCCTCCAGGCTGTGAGCGCCGATCACTTTGGTTCCTTTGGCCTCATTCGCCAGAAAGTCATCCACTTTGGAAACCGTCCTGTTAAAAGCGCAGACCTGGAGGAACACGTTAATAACACCTTAATAAAAGTGCATTAACAAAAGCTGCCAGCTGAACAGTTACATTAGCTCAGGCTACAAATTGTGTAAGTGAGGCCTGGTGGTGTGTGCTCTGTTTCCACCTGAAGGCACCGAGCCTCTAACACGCAGCAAGTCCCTGCAAGCACCTCAGGAACCCATTGCTAAGGGACAAGCCTGGAGCACGCCTCAGCGAAAAGCCGTGCTGAGGGGTAAGCCATGCACCACGGGCTGATTTTTGCTGGAAACGGGTCAAAGCACGGCCGGGGcgacaaggaaaaggaaaacccaGCACCCAGCGGGCTACCACAGGGGGACATAGGGGCTGCGCGGCCGGGCTGCCTTCGGCTCACCACGAAGCCGTGGTCGTTCATGTTGAGGATCAGGTTCTGGCCCATCACGGCCAGGCCGATCAGGGCGATGTCGGCTCtgtggagaggaagaggagaacgCGTCAGGGTCAGCGCCCACAGGCAGCACCCGCACCCTGACCCTGCCAGCGCCCAGCCCggctccccctgcacccacagccccctcacaaccccctcagcccctcacgaccccctcagcccctcaggaccccccccggccccctcagggccccctcagcccctcacggccccctcaggacccccccggtccccggtgccccccccccgccctcactcggccatggcggcggcggcggcagcgctcGGGGCTCGGTGCGCGGctcccccctcccgccccgctcCCTCAGCGGCACCGAGGGGGCGGGGCGAGGGCAGAGCGCGCCCATTGGGTCCCGCCGCCTGGCCCCGCCCCCCTGCC encodes the following:
- the PGD gene encoding 6-phosphogluconate dehydrogenase, decarboxylating; the encoded protein is MAEADIALIGLAVMGQNLILNMNDHGFVVCAFNRTVSKVDDFLANEAKGTKVIGAHSLEEMVSKLKKPRRIILLVKAGSAVDDFINKLVPLLETGDIIIDGGNSEYRDTTRRCKELMKKGILFVGSGVSGGEEGARYGPSLMPGGAKEAWPHIKTIFQSIAAKVGSGEPCCDWVGDEGAGHFVKMVHNGIEYGDMQLICEAYHLMKDVVGMEHDEMSKVFQEWNKTELDSFLIEITANILKFKDSDGKYLLPKIKDSAGQKGTGKWTAISALEYGVPVTLIGEAVFARCLSSLKEERVQASKLLKGPKVTQFSGDKKAFLEDIRKALYASKIISYAQGFMLLRQAAKEFGWTLNYGGIALMWRGGCIIRSVFLGKIKDAFDRNPELQNLLLDDFFKTAVEKCQDSWRRVISTGVQIGIPMPCFTTALSFYDGYRHEMLPANLVQAQRDYFGAHTYELLSKPGAFIHTNWTGHGGNVSSSAYNV